A portion of the Bufo gargarizans isolate SCDJY-AF-19 chromosome 7, ASM1485885v1, whole genome shotgun sequence genome contains these proteins:
- the GTPBP1 gene encoding GTP-binding protein 1, producing the protein MASPSASLAEPSLCESPVPASMFSPEPDADDSDCSLDGEPLRNGESELDLTSKHVLVSPSAEQYDSLLHQLRDRMDEGRGETIYVIGQGSDGTEYGLNEADMEASVATVTSMAEQIGADMILLREHQEAGGKVRDYLVRKCVGDNDFLEVRVAVVGNVDAGKSTLLGVLTHGELDNGRGFARQKLFRHKHEIESGRTSSVGNDILGFDSHGLVVNKPDSHGGSLEWTKICEKSSKIITFIDLAGHEKYLKTTVFGMTGHLPDFCMLMVGSNAGIVGMTKEHLGLALALNVPVFVVVTKIDMCPANILQETLKLLQRLLKSPGCRKIPVLVQNKDDVIVTASNFSSERMCPIFQISNVTGENLDLLKMFLNLLSPRTSSREEEPAEFQIDDTYSVPGVGTVVSGTTLRGLIKLNDLLLLGPDPLGNFTSIAVKSIHRKRMPVKEVRGGQTASFALKKIKRSSIRKGMVMVSPRLNPQASWEFEAEILVLHHPTTISPRYQAMVHCGSIRQTATILSMSRDCLRTGDKATVHFRFIKTPEYLHIDQRLVFREGRTKAVGTITKLLQSTNNLPMNSKPQQVKMQSTKKGPLGKKEEPSPGTAVTDEVSPTANAAASGASPLQTQPKTGGGGRRRGGQRHKVKSQGTCAPAGGC; encoded by the exons CATGTATTGGTGAGCCCCAGCGCAGAGCAGTATGACAGCCTACTACATCAGCTACGAGATCGGATGGATGAGGGAAGGGGGGAGACGATATACGTCATAGGACAAGGGTCCG ATGGGACAGAATATGGTCTTAATGAAGCGGATATGGAGGCATCTGTTGCTACAGTTACCAGCATGGCGGAGCAAATTGGTGCTGATATGATCCTCCTGCGGGAGCACCAGGAGGCTGGAGGAAAAGTTCGAGACTATTTGGTCCGCAAATGTGTAGGAGATAATGACTTCTTGGAAGTAAG GGTTGCTGTAGTAGGTAATGTGGATGCTGGAAAAAGCACACTCTTGGGAGTTTTGACTCATGGAGAACTTGATAATGGTCGTGGCTTTGCCAGGCAGAAACTCTTTCGGCACAAGCATGAGATCGAGTCAGGTCGCACTAGTAGTGTAGGCAATGACATCTTAGGGTTTGATAGCCATGGTCTTGTTGTCAATAAGCCAGACAGTCATGGTGGAAGTTTGGAGTGGACCAAGATATGCGAGAAATCTTCAAAGATAATTACTTTCATTGATCTAGCTGGTCATGAAAAATACTTGAAGACAACGGTGTTTGGAATGACTGGTCATCTACCAGACTTCTGTATGCTCATG GTGGGCAGTAATGCTGGTATCGTTGGCATGACAAAAGAGCACCTGGGTTTGGCGCTGGCTTTGAACGTCCCAGTTTTTGTGGTGGTAACAAAGATTGACATGTGTCCAGCAAACATATTGCAAG AAACTCTGAAGCTGCTGCAGAGGCTACTTAAGTCTCCTGGTTGCAGAAAGATCCCAGTCTTGGTTCAAAACAAAGATGATGTTATTGTCACTGCTTCCAACTTCAGCTCAGAAAG GATGTGTCCGATCTTTCAGATCTCAAATGTAACAGGGGAAAATCTGGATCTCCTTAAGATGTTCCTTAATCTGCTGTCGCCCCGTACTAGCTCCAGGGAGGAGGAACCTGCAGAGTTTCAGATTGACGATACTTACTCAGTACCG GGTGTGGGCACAGTGGTTTCTGGAACTACCTTAAGGGGTCTGATTAAGCTTAACGATCTGCTGCTACTAGGACCAGACCCTCTGGGCAACTTTACATCAATTGCAGTAAAGTCAATACATCGCAAGCGTATGCCGGTCAAAGAAGTGCGAGGTGGCCAGACAGCATCTTTTGCTTTGAAGAAG ATCAAACGTTCATCTATCAGGAAGGGCATGGTGATGGTTTCCCCACGCCTGAATCCTCAGGCATCCTGGGAGTTTGAAGCAGAGATCTTGGTGCTGCATCATCCAACCACAATCAGCCCGCGATACCAGGCAATGG TACACTGTGGAAGTATTCGCCAAACTGCCACCATCTTGAGCATGAGCCGTGACTGCCTACGTACTGGTGATAAAGCTACAGTTCACTTCAGATTCATTAAGACTCCTGAGTACTTGCATATAGACCAAAGGCTGGTTTTTAGAGAGGGACGAACCAAAGCTGTGGGCACCATAACAAAG TTATTACAGAGCACAAACAACTTGCCAATGAACTCAAAGCCACAACAGGTAAAGATGCAGTCCACCAAAAAAGGTCCacttggaaagaaggaagaaccGAGCCCAGGGACAGCAGTAACAGATGAGGTTTCCCCCACAGCTAATGCTGCCGCCTCAGGAGCATCCCCACTGCAAACACAG CCcaagacgggaggaggaggaagacgtcGCGGTGGACAGAGGCATAAAGTGAAGTCTCAAGGGACATGTGCCCCAGCAGGGGGTTGTTAA